One genomic segment of Deltaproteobacteria bacterium includes these proteins:
- a CDS encoding 4a-hydroxytetrahydrobiopterin dehydratase: MALSQTEIQGKLRSIPGWELAKSKAIQKKFTFPDFKEALAFVNQVGDLAEKSDHHPDIAVNYNKVTLTLSTHSAGGLTSKDFDLAGHIEKIGKE; this comes from the coding sequence ATGGCGCTGTCACAGACCGAGATCCAAGGCAAGCTGCGCTCGATTCCCGGATGGGAACTGGCGAAGAGCAAAGCCATCCAAAAGAAATTTACTTTTCCCGATTTCAAAGAAGCTTTGGCCTTTGTGAATCAGGTTGGCGATTTGGCCGAGAAGTCGGATCATCATCCGGATATCGCGGTCAACTACAATAAAGTGACGCTGACCTTATCCACGCATAGCGCCGGTGGATTGACCAGCAAAGATTTCGATCTTGCCGGTCATATCGAAAAGATCGGGAAAGAATAA
- a CDS encoding alpha/beta hydrolase, with product MGTYVLVHGAWHGGWCWRRVTPLLQAAGHAVFTPTLTGLGERFHLASAEVDLDTHVQDVVNLLEFEELRDVILVGHSYGGMVITGVTERAADRLQHVVYLDAFVPRDGQALVDLLTPQFRDDLRQQAHASGGRLPPFPVERYGVFAAADVAWVTPKLVPHPAKTMTTPVSLTQPQALALPKTYVYCNKPAMGPFDQFVEQVRTTPGWQYRELATGHDAMVTMPHELTELLLELA from the coding sequence ATGGGAACCTATGTTTTGGTGCATGGTGCCTGGCACGGCGGATGGTGTTGGCGACGGGTGACGCCGCTTCTCCAGGCTGCAGGCCACGCAGTGTTCACGCCAACGTTGACGGGGCTTGGCGAGCGCTTTCATCTCGCGAGTGCGGAGGTCGATCTCGATACGCACGTGCAAGATGTCGTCAACCTCCTGGAATTCGAGGAGCTGCGGGACGTGATCCTCGTCGGGCATAGCTACGGCGGCATGGTGATTACTGGAGTGACCGAACGTGCGGCGGATCGCTTGCAGCATGTTGTGTATCTCGATGCGTTCGTTCCGCGCGATGGTCAAGCCCTCGTGGATTTGCTTACCCCCCAGTTTCGTGACGACCTGCGGCAGCAGGCGCACGCCAGCGGCGGACGGTTGCCACCTTTTCCTGTCGAACGATATGGCGTGTTTGCGGCAGCGGATGTTGCGTGGGTCACACCTAAGCTTGTTCCTCATCCTGCCAAAACCATGACGACACCTGTCTCGTTGACACAGCCGCAGGCATTGGCACTGCCGAAAACTTATGTGTATTGCAACAAGCCGGCGATGGGGCCGTTCGATCAATTCGTCGAACAGGTTCGGACTACACCCGGCTGGCAGTATCGCGAACTTGCCACCGGGCATGACGCGATGGTAACAATGCCGCATGAACTAACAGAGTTATTGCTTGAGCTTGCGTAA
- a CDS encoding dicarboxylate/amino acid:cation symporter, whose protein sequence is MPLHTRILVGLVVGAVSGVVCQWLFGESPLLADFTTYVSEPFGRLFLRLIFMIVLPLLFSALALGVAGLGDLGTLGRIGRKTFLYSLAVTSASVILGLSLVNFFQPGASLDPETRATLQQSMPTPVPPPTSLTENPVLRILYAIVPDNPLRAAAQGEMLAFMFFSLMVGIGIALSPVEKVAPLVQVLEGLYEVVMRLIELAMRLAPYGVAALLFTLTARFGLAVLKPLLGYMGVVLGGLGIHLFVTYSLLVRYLGGMSPPVFFRAVSEVMATAFSTSSSNATLPTALRVTQEKLGVPRDIASFVLTLGSTANQNGTALFEGVTILFLAQFYGVDLTFGSQVVVILFSVLAGIGTAGVPGGSLPMMVPLLQSVGIPGEGIGIILGVDRILDMSRTVLNVTGDITAAVYVAHSEGRMPKTTL, encoded by the coding sequence TTGCCTCTTCACACGCGCATCCTCGTCGGGTTGGTTGTCGGAGCCGTGAGCGGCGTCGTTTGCCAATGGCTCTTTGGCGAGAGTCCGCTCCTGGCCGATTTCACCACCTATGTCAGCGAGCCGTTTGGCCGGCTCTTCCTCCGCCTGATTTTCATGATCGTCCTGCCGCTGCTGTTTTCCGCTCTCGCGCTCGGAGTCGCGGGGCTCGGCGACTTGGGCACGCTTGGGCGCATTGGTCGGAAAACCTTTCTCTATTCATTAGCGGTGACCTCGGCTTCGGTCATTCTCGGGCTGTCGCTGGTCAATTTCTTCCAGCCTGGGGCTAGTCTCGATCCAGAAACGCGCGCGACGCTCCAGCAGTCTATGCCGACACCCGTGCCGCCACCCACGAGTCTGACCGAGAATCCAGTGCTGCGGATCTTGTATGCGATCGTGCCAGACAATCCGCTGCGTGCCGCCGCGCAAGGCGAGATGTTGGCGTTCATGTTCTTCTCGCTCATGGTGGGCATCGGCATTGCGCTCTCTCCGGTCGAGAAGGTTGCCCCGTTAGTCCAAGTGTTAGAAGGGCTCTACGAAGTCGTCATGCGGTTGATCGAGCTGGCGATGCGCCTCGCCCCGTATGGCGTGGCGGCGTTGCTCTTCACCCTGACGGCCCGCTTTGGGCTGGCTGTGCTCAAACCTTTGCTGGGATATATGGGAGTTGTGCTAGGCGGACTCGGCATTCACCTGTTCGTGACCTATTCCCTGCTAGTGCGCTATTTAGGCGGGATGAGCCCTCCTGTCTTCTTCCGCGCGGTCAGCGAAGTCATGGCGACCGCATTCTCCACCAGTTCCAGCAACGCGACACTCCCGACCGCTCTGCGCGTGACGCAAGAAAAGCTCGGCGTACCGCGCGATATCGCCTCGTTCGTGCTGACATTGGGCTCGACCGCCAACCAAAACGGCACGGCGCTGTTCGAGGGAGTGACGATTCTTTTCCTCGCGCAATTTTATGGCGTTGACCTGACCTTCGGTTCGCAAGTAGTTGTCATCCTGTTTTCGGTGTTGGCCGGTATCGGCACTGCTGGCGTCCCCGGCGGATCGCTGCCCATGATGGTGCCGCTGCTGCAATCCGTCGGGATTCCCGGCGAAGGCATTGGCATTATCCTGGGAGTCGATCGCATTCTCGATATGTCGCGGACCGTGCTCAATGTCACTGGCGATATCACGGCGGCGGTGTACGTGGCACACTCCGAAGGGCGGATGCCGAAAACGACCCTGTGA